In Nitrospirota bacterium, the following proteins share a genomic window:
- a CDS encoding DUF2723 domain-containing protein: MNTARGFSGNRAVGGFCAAAYGVYLVLLHPDVDWGDSGELISAAHLLAPAHFLGYPLYVIPAKFFALMPLGSAALRVSWFSALLGTATLGVLMMALMRSIGNRESGLAGRMKPMVLWAVVGLLAAVGLSHAFMGQSIQAENTLPALLLLALGLWCLHGSAGAHRVGYAVFSFLAAYHPALLPISLLGGGVLASGFPNGRRLREFGLYMAVQAAAMSVNLFLLVRSQASVPLSYAFARTPADWLSTLQTGFRKYYGSDLVPVLAVDRASDSIQVFLPQFAAVVTPLALYGLYRLIRRYFRLSALMIPMLILFSALALLNPSQEREGYSLLIVVALLWLTGAGLVGIASLRWRRPALAAVLLIGAGGWLAAAFNVYDLARKGVSQSEIARRLGEEILAELEGRALYVAANERLALVTEYIQFVELRRPDVVLAYLPMFFTEGGARRVEERHPDLLPPLVRLPAGQFSCALPLWDVYVSQLVARNIARFPIYTETHAAWSFPSQVDARTMSAFVRTGVRDFREYIYLAADGLTEQNLPYRFLPSNPVGGKEFSRRGFLYAFGGPVAPITKRKLLRIWETDRTTPIDEEVLTQTLYQWAAYDFAKGRLREAVDGYRLAGSSYRRTT; encoded by the coding sequence ATGAATACTGCAAGGGGATTCTCAGGCAATAGAGCCGTTGGAGGTTTCTGCGCGGCTGCCTACGGGGTGTACTTGGTCCTGCTGCACCCCGATGTGGATTGGGGCGATTCGGGTGAGTTGATATCCGCCGCGCATCTCCTGGCGCCGGCGCACTTCCTGGGCTATCCCCTCTATGTGATCCCCGCCAAGTTCTTTGCGCTCATGCCCCTGGGCTCCGCGGCCCTCCGTGTCAGCTGGTTTTCGGCACTCCTGGGAACCGCCACCTTGGGGGTGCTGATGATGGCGCTGATGCGATCGATCGGAAATCGAGAGTCCGGCTTGGCCGGGCGGATGAAACCGATGGTGCTCTGGGCGGTGGTCGGCCTGCTGGCGGCCGTGGGTCTCTCCCATGCCTTCATGGGCCAATCAATCCAGGCGGAGAACACACTGCCTGCCTTGCTCCTCTTGGCCTTGGGCCTCTGGTGCCTGCATGGGTCTGCCGGCGCCCACAGAGTGGGTTACGCCGTTTTCTCGTTCCTGGCCGCGTACCACCCGGCGCTCCTCCCCATTTCGCTCCTGGGCGGAGGCGTTCTGGCGTCCGGTTTCCCCAATGGCCGGCGACTCAGGGAGTTCGGCTTGTACATGGCCGTTCAAGCGGCCGCCATGAGCGTGAATCTGTTCCTCCTCGTCCGGTCCCAAGCCTCCGTGCCGCTCTCCTATGCCTTCGCGCGAACTCCCGCCGATTGGCTCTCTACTCTCCAGACCGGTTTTCGGAAATACTACGGCTCGGACCTTGTCCCCGTCCTGGCGGTCGATCGCGCCTCGGACTCCATCCAGGTCTTCCTCCCGCAGTTCGCCGCTGTGGTCACACCGCTGGCGCTCTACGGACTCTATCGATTGATTCGTCGCTATTTTCGACTCTCCGCCCTGATGATTCCCATGCTCATTCTTTTTTCCGCGTTGGCGCTTCTCAATCCTTCCCAAGAACGCGAGGGGTACTCGCTGCTGATCGTCGTGGCGCTCCTGTGGCTGACGGGAGCGGGGCTGGTGGGAATCGCCTCCCTCCGGTGGAGACGTCCGGCCCTCGCCGCCGTACTGCTCATCGGGGCGGGCGGCTGGCTCGCAGCCGCCTTCAACGTGTACGATCTTGCGAGAAAGGGAGTCTCCCAGAGTGAGATCGCCCGGCGGCTGGGGGAGGAGATTCTTGCGGAACTGGAAGGACGCGCCCTGTATGTCGCCGCAAATGAAAGGCTCGCCCTCGTGACGGAGTACATCCAGTTTGTCGAATTGCGCCGGCCGGACGTGGTGCTGGCCTATCTCCCGATGTTTTTCACCGAGGGCGGGGCCCGACGGGTGGAGGAGCGGCACCCGGATCTCCTGCCGCCTTTGGTCCGCCTTCCGGCGGGCCAGTTCTCCTGCGCCCTTCCCCTGTGGGACGTATACGTCTCGCAGCTCGTCGCCCGAAATATCGCTCGATTTCCCATTTACACGGAGACCCATGCCGCATGGAGCTTCCCATCGCAGGTGGACGCACGGACGATGTCTGCATTCGTGAGGACGGGGGTTCGTGATTTCCGGGAGTACATCTACCTGGCGGCGGACGGTCTGACGGAGCAAAACCTTCCTTATCGATTCCTCCCCTCCAACCCAGTCGGAGGAAAGGAGTTTTCCAGGCGCGGGTTCCTGTACGCTTTTGGCGGGCCGGTGGCGCCGATTACGAAACGGAAGCTGCTTCGGATTTGGGAGACCGACCGCACCACACCCATCGACGAAGAGGTCTTGACTCAGACGCTCTACCAGTGGGCCGCCTATGACTTTGCCAAGGGGCGTTTGAGGGAGGCGGTGGACGGCTATCGCCTGGCGGGCTCCTCCTATCGAAGGACCACTTGA
- a CDS encoding glycosyltransferase family 39 protein, with translation MILPFWIVLGVVLRLLVVPPEPGFDEVWRLLSAEAPWPDLWKRSLLLLGGNPAYPAFLKLFGIVDEVSPWSRWPGILAFMMGMWMAWRIFRRWFGSRIAQWTLVALALSPFQVFHGVSLKEYSILLPVTLLGTWLGWEAAQPGGRRGWTWCALAATEVLGVLLALPTAWFWLALGIAQVIVHGVRGFRWRSWMAAHAPAALLAGWTIATWSQGYLPGFLHFGGTVRNDVLKWATDLVVYVQVWVWDPPARVQLGLRGTPLPGGVFTAYHLLWFLKHILPWLLGLPILLLGFFGWRRGAPVQRSSGVLGWCFMLAVGPVLAYGIFFAILGHPHLMYARVFYGSSPCLYVLLSIGAARLSGGARWVMAPILGAAGISLILMSLGRHPDQERPLGPTLRKWASELGNGEVAAVFPSEAFPYVRKLLPEPARDRIRPTEMRAARADLSWGPTLVDPRYIEDLSSWRDPDVRWLLVVPWALHWKDPELSSLQDGPVEWDLTVERPNLRIYRRRQLGMP, from the coding sequence TTGATCCTTCCGTTCTGGATCGTGCTGGGCGTGGTCTTGCGCCTCCTCGTCGTGCCTCCTGAACCCGGCTTCGATGAGGTGTGGAGGCTTCTTTCGGCCGAAGCACCATGGCCGGATCTCTGGAAACGATCGTTGCTCCTGCTCGGAGGCAACCCGGCCTACCCGGCCTTCTTGAAACTGTTTGGAATTGTCGACGAGGTCTCCCCCTGGAGTCGCTGGCCTGGAATCCTCGCCTTCATGATGGGCATGTGGATGGCTTGGAGGATTTTTCGCCGTTGGTTCGGAAGTCGCATCGCCCAATGGACACTGGTGGCCCTCGCGCTAAGTCCCTTCCAAGTGTTCCACGGTGTTTCGTTGAAGGAGTATTCGATCCTTCTGCCGGTCACTCTCTTGGGGACCTGGCTGGGATGGGAAGCCGCGCAGCCCGGCGGCAGGCGAGGGTGGACGTGGTGCGCGCTTGCCGCGACGGAGGTGCTTGGAGTCCTTCTCGCGTTGCCCACGGCGTGGTTCTGGCTGGCCCTCGGAATCGCTCAGGTGATCGTGCATGGCGTGCGCGGATTCCGATGGAGAAGCTGGATGGCGGCCCATGCCCCGGCCGCCCTGCTGGCGGGATGGACCATTGCTACGTGGAGCCAGGGCTACCTGCCAGGTTTCCTCCATTTCGGCGGAACCGTCCGAAACGACGTCCTCAAATGGGCGACAGACCTCGTGGTGTACGTGCAGGTGTGGGTGTGGGATCCGCCGGCCCGCGTTCAACTGGGGCTCAGGGGAACCCCGCTCCCCGGAGGAGTGTTCACGGCCTATCACCTCCTTTGGTTCCTCAAACACATCCTGCCATGGCTGCTCGGACTTCCCATCCTTCTCCTCGGCTTCTTCGGCTGGCGGCGCGGCGCGCCCGTGCAACGGAGCAGCGGAGTTCTTGGATGGTGCTTCATGCTTGCCGTGGGCCCCGTTCTCGCCTACGGGATCTTTTTCGCGATCCTCGGACATCCCCATCTCATGTACGCTCGGGTATTTTACGGCTCATCCCCTTGCTTGTATGTGCTTCTTTCAATCGGCGCTGCCCGGTTGAGTGGAGGCGCGAGGTGGGTGATGGCGCCCATCTTGGGCGCCGCCGGAATATCTCTGATTCTGATGAGCTTGGGGAGACATCCGGACCAGGAAAGGCCGCTCGGACCGACTCTTCGAAAGTGGGCGTCGGAGCTCGGGAATGGCGAGGTCGCCGCCGTTTTCCCCTCGGAGGCCTTTCCGTATGTGCGAAAACTCCTCCCGGAACCGGCTCGAGACAGGATCCGTCCGACGGAGATGAGGGCCGCGCGAGCGGACCTCTCCTGGGGGCCGACGTTGGTCGACCCCCGATACATCGAGGACTTGTCCTCCTGGAGGGATCCGGATGTTCGTTGGCTCCTGGTTGTCCCGTGGGCGCTCCATTGGAAGGATCCGGAATTGTCGAGCCTGCAAGACGGGCCGGTCGAATGGGATCTCACCGTCGAGAGACCCAACCTTCGCATCTACCGCCGTCGACAGCTGGGGATGCCATGA